ATGCCGCAGGAGGATTGACTCCCTTCAGGACCCTGGGCCGGGCCGCCGTTCAACCGGTCGGGTCAGTAAGGGGGTCTCCGGCCCTTCCACCAACTCCTGATGCTCTGACGTCAGATCCACCGGCACGTCCTGCGTCCGTCTTCGGAGCGCAGCAGAATCGTCACCCAGCTGCCGGCACCGATCACCGGAATGAGGACTTTGACCAGAGCCGGATCCCGCAGAGCCACAATGAAACCGGCCAACACGAAGGTGATCGCCAGTAGCAACGCGCCCCGCGACGGGACCAACGCCTCTCTTTTTCCCGGGCCCGACACCATGTCGGCACCCACAACCGCGAGCGCGAGGAGCAGCGGGGCCGCCATGACCAGCCACCCGGCGTCGGCGGTCAGCACTGCAATGATGGTCGATGCAATGATGCCGCGCCGATAAGCAACGCGGGCACCAGATCGAGCGGTCGTTTTCGTGTCATAGAACCTCCTCTGATCGTTTACGTCCGTTTTTCTACTATGTTTTCCTCAGGCGGCGCCAGCCATGCCCGTAACGATGTGCGCGGGCGAGTCGAACACTACCTCTCCGTCGGGGGTGACGTACTCCGCGAGGACATCCTCCGCCTCGTCGAGGATCCTTTCGATGAGCTCTTCTTCCAGCACGACTCCCATCACGGGGAGCCACCCTCGAAGATCGGCTTCGACCATCGTTCGAATCCCCGGAAAGCGCGCCGTCCCGGTGTGAGTCGCAACGTCAACCGACTCCAGTCCCGAGCTCTCGAACATGGCGAACAGATCGGCCTTGTCGCCGAGCACGAATGGAGCCCGCAATGCGTCAGCTGCCGCCTTGCCCGCAAGACGTTGGAGCAACTCCACCTCCTCCGGATAGGCCTCGGAATTCTCCAGGCTGTCCCAGACGGCCACAGCCAATCTCCCGTCCGGTTTCAGCACGCGACGCATCTCGCGCAAAGCCTGTGAACGATCGGAGAAGAACATGAGGCCGAACTGACTCACCACCGCATCGAACGAGCGGTCACTATAAGGAAGGGACTCGGCTGCCCCCTCCTCCCACTCGATGTGCGGTGCCGCCTCCTTCGCGATCGCGAGCATTCCGCGCCCCGGGTCGATTCCCGCGACAGATCCGGCGTCGCCGACGCGATCCGCCGCCTCTCTGGCCAGGACGCCGGTACCGCACGCCACGTCGAGGACTCGATCACCGCTTTCGACGCCGGCAGCATCGAGCACTCGAGGACACCATTGCCTGAAGAGGGCGGGTACGTGCAGGGCTTCGTATGCTCGCGCCCCCGCGATCTCCGCGTCCAAAGTGGGCTGGTTCATTCGCTCACCTCCTACGGTCGGTCTGACGGCCCGGTCATCCTGTCCGGGCGCGCCCGAGAGTTTATCAAGCACCCAGCAACATGTGAGTTGCACCGCGTCGTCAGATGTGCGCAATCACACGGGACGCGATGTTGTTATCACCAGACAATGCACCGGACTGCACAACCTCTCGATCCTGCGCAACCCTCGGTCGTGAGGACGAAGTACTGGCACGTGCTGGAAGACGAACGGATCCAGTGCGACGTCTGCCCTCGAGCGTGCAAGCTGCGCGAAGGGCAGCGGGGAATGTGTTTCGTCCGGATGCGCGAAGAGGATCAGGTCGTCCTCACCTCGTACGGACGGTCGAGCGGGTTCTGCATCGATCCGATCGAGAAGAAGCCGTTGAATCACTTCCTCCCCGGGACATCGATTCTCTCGTTCGGAACGGCCGGCTGCAATCTCGCCTGCAGCTTCTGTCAGAACTGGGACATGAGCAAGTCGCGGGAGATGGACAGGTTGATGGACTCCGCCACCCCGGAGGACCTCGCAAAAGCGGCGAAGCGCCTCGGATGCAGCAGCATCGCATTCACGTACAACGATCCGGTGATCTTCATGGAGTACGCAATCGACACCGCGCTCGCCTGCCGCGA
This Acidobacteriota bacterium DNA region includes the following protein-coding sequences:
- a CDS encoding methyltransferase domain-containing protein; translated protein: MNQPTLDAEIAGARAYEALHVPALFRQWCPRVLDAAGVESGDRVLDVACGTGVLAREAADRVGDAGSVAGIDPGRGMLAIAKEAAPHIEWEEGAAESLPYSDRSFDAVVSQFGLMFFSDRSQALREMRRVLKPDGRLAVAVWDSLENSEAYPEEVELLQRLAGKAAADALRAPFVLGDKADLFAMFESSGLESVDVATHTGTARFPGIRTMVEADLRGWLPVMGVVLEEELIERILDEAEDVLAEYVTPDGEVVFDSPAHIVTGMAGAA